The following are encoded together in the Planctobacterium marinum genome:
- a CDS encoding purine-cytosine permease family protein: protein MPVPEVQTTLPSNKDWIAWPRIAAISAMVAFSLPTFITGLEVSQSLSVQSALIAMLVGCVILTLIGGAMGTVGVQTRMSSYQLVRIAFGDKGAAAINLAFALSLLGWFGVNIDLFSGAVVELFKQYQVESISGFAIELIAGALMTLTTIIGFSAINRIASWMVPVIALVTLFMLYNALQMLPFSEFLQTGNNEDIAMSQGVSAIVGAIIIGAIILPDITRFSRQARGAWHTAFWSYLVVQLLVMVVAAWSGAATGNTDILQLMLAIGLGVMAFAIVICGSWVLNSLNLYSTCLSIGATWPKAQNHLFTGLLGLVGIVAASFDILDYFIGFLVILSAIFVPVAGVILIDYFLLYKPFYCAKTLNQSIPFSWAAAIAWFAGASLAVADMFYAIPTLTGINVLDAILLCGLVYWGCGKMFFNSNPPPG, encoded by the coding sequence ATGCCTGTACCAGAAGTGCAAACAACACTGCCATCAAATAAAGACTGGATAGCTTGGCCGCGCATTGCTGCGATCTCAGCCATGGTGGCCTTTTCACTGCCCACCTTTATCACCGGGCTGGAAGTGTCGCAATCCTTGAGCGTGCAAAGTGCCTTAATCGCAATGCTGGTTGGCTGCGTTATTCTCACCTTGATAGGAGGTGCCATGGGCACTGTGGGTGTGCAAACCCGGATGAGCTCCTATCAGCTGGTGCGCATTGCCTTTGGAGATAAGGGCGCTGCAGCCATTAACCTGGCGTTCGCTTTGTCGTTATTAGGCTGGTTTGGGGTGAACATCGACCTGTTCTCTGGTGCAGTCGTTGAATTATTTAAACAATATCAAGTGGAGAGTATCTCAGGTTTTGCCATCGAACTAATCGCCGGAGCCTTGATGACACTCACCACCATTATCGGATTTTCCGCTATCAATCGCATTGCCTCTTGGATGGTGCCTGTCATTGCGTTAGTCACCTTGTTCATGCTCTACAATGCCTTGCAGATGTTGCCATTCAGTGAGTTTTTGCAAACGGGTAATAACGAAGATATCGCCATGAGTCAGGGGGTGAGTGCCATCGTGGGTGCAATTATCATTGGTGCGATTATTCTGCCCGACATCACTCGCTTTAGTCGGCAAGCCAGAGGCGCCTGGCATACGGCTTTTTGGTCTTATCTGGTGGTGCAGTTATTGGTGATGGTGGTAGCGGCCTGGTCGGGTGCGGCAACGGGCAATACTGATATTTTACAACTGATGCTGGCCATTGGTTTGGGTGTGATGGCATTTGCCATCGTGATCTGCGGCAGTTGGGTGCTCAATTCATTGAACCTCTACAGTACTTGTTTGAGTATCGGCGCTACCTGGCCCAAAGCGCAAAACCACCTGTTTACCGGATTATTAGGGCTTGTGGGTATCGTCGCAGCGTCCTTTGATATTCTGGATTACTTTATCGGTTTTCTGGTGATCTTGTCGGCTATTTTTGTACCCGTCGCCGGAGTGATCCTGATTGATTATTTTCTGTTGTACAAACCCTTTTATTGCGCCAAAACACTGAACCAAAGCATTCCCTTTTCATGGGCTGCTGCCATCGCCTGGTTTGCGGGAGCCAGCTTAGCGGTTGCTGATATGTTTTACGCCATACCTACGCTTACCGGCATCAATGTGTTGGATGCCATCCTGTTATGTGGCTTGGTTTATTGGGGCTGCGGCAAAATGTTTTTTAATAGTAATCCGCCACCGGGCTGA
- a CDS encoding hydantoinase/oxoprolinase family protein, which yields MRIGIDVGGTHTDAVLMHGDNLLAATKALTSQDVTSGIVSALRTVIKESGIKAQQIQSVMIGTTQFTNAVVERRELAPTAIIRLSLPSGEGLPPGCDWPQDLVQAMQLQSYQVNGGYLYDGWPLSEINLEQLESVVSDIKAKGIRNIALASAFSPMNSEPEFQAQRYIEQHIPDAQITLSHKMGKLGILERENAAALNVALLPFAQKVVRAFLHALQKEGLSCPMFISQNDGTLMNAEFITRYPALTFSSGPTNSLRGASKLTGIKDAIVVDIGGTTSDIGVLQDGFPRESNVVIEVGGVRTNFRMPDIQAVGLGGGSIVQDNGKRLGPQSIGHNLVNEGLVFGGNTLTATDIIVAMGKAEIGDATRLTQLSPDTVNNAREQIKSMLDQHIDMMKPGSKPVPVILVGGGAILVQDELQSASKVIRPENAAVANAIGASIAQIGGEAEAMLNYRSLSREAAIQQVKQQAVDNAIAAGAIPDSLKLADIEETSIPYMDDGNIKLRVKVIGDITLSAAKGVSA from the coding sequence ATGCGTATAGGTATCGATGTAGGAGGCACCCATACCGACGCCGTCTTAATGCACGGTGATAATTTGCTGGCCGCCACCAAAGCCCTCACCAGTCAGGACGTGACCTCTGGCATTGTTAGTGCCCTGCGTACAGTCATCAAAGAGTCTGGAATTAAAGCTCAGCAAATCCAGTCAGTAATGATTGGCACCACGCAATTTACCAATGCCGTGGTAGAGCGTCGTGAACTGGCCCCCACCGCCATCATTCGATTGAGCTTGCCTTCAGGTGAAGGCTTACCACCGGGTTGTGACTGGCCTCAAGATCTGGTGCAAGCCATGCAATTGCAAAGCTATCAGGTTAACGGCGGTTATCTCTACGATGGTTGGCCGTTAAGCGAAATAAACCTTGAGCAGCTGGAGTCGGTGGTTAGCGATATCAAAGCCAAAGGCATTCGCAATATTGCCCTGGCCTCGGCTTTCTCCCCTATGAATTCTGAGCCAGAGTTCCAGGCACAGCGCTATATCGAACAGCACATCCCCGATGCCCAGATAACCCTTTCCCACAAGATGGGCAAACTGGGCATTCTTGAGCGAGAAAATGCCGCAGCGCTCAACGTGGCCCTGCTGCCTTTTGCTCAAAAAGTGGTACGAGCCTTTTTACATGCCTTGCAAAAAGAAGGACTGAGCTGCCCGATGTTTATCAGCCAAAACGACGGCACCTTGATGAATGCGGAATTTATCACAAGATACCCGGCGTTAACCTTTTCTTCCGGCCCCACTAACTCATTACGGGGTGCCAGTAAGCTCACGGGAATTAAAGATGCCATCGTAGTAGATATCGGCGGCACCACGTCGGATATCGGTGTATTGCAGGATGGTTTCCCGCGGGAATCCAATGTGGTGATAGAGGTAGGCGGGGTGCGCACTAATTTTCGTATGCCAGATATTCAGGCGGTGGGCCTGGGTGGTGGCAGTATTGTACAAGACAACGGTAAACGCCTGGGGCCGCAATCCATAGGCCATAACCTGGTGAATGAAGGCTTAGTGTTTGGTGGCAATACACTTACCGCCACGGACATTATTGTGGCTATGGGCAAAGCGGAAATTGGCGATGCCACAAGACTGACGCAGCTTTCGCCCGACACCGTGAACAATGCCAGAGAGCAAATCAAAAGTATGCTGGATCAGCATATCGATATGATGAAGCCCGGCAGCAAACCCGTGCCTGTCATCTTGGTAGGTGGCGGTGCCATTCTGGTGCAAGATGAGCTGCAATCGGCTTCAAAGGTGATACGTCCGGAAAATGCCGCCGTGGCCAATGCCATTGGCGCCTCTATCGCCCAAATTGGTGGCGAAGCCGAAGCCATGTTGAATTACCGTAGCCTGTCCCGAGAGGCCGCCATCCAGCAGGTTAAACAGCAAGCCGTTGATAATGCCATTGCCGCAGGTGCCATCCCGGACAGCCTGAAACTGGCAGATATCGAAGAGACCAGCATCCCTTACATGGACGATGGCAATATTAAACTCAGAGTCAAAGTGATTGGTGATATCACATTGTCAGCAGCAAAAGGAGTGTCAGCATGA
- a CDS encoding DUF917 domain-containing protein translates to MKITAAQLDDLALGAVFLATGGGGDPYVPLLLAKQALAKYGDVSLIQAQELADDATIITLGGVGAPTVSLELLPSLSEAENALNAWQSHTGKKVDAIAAFEIGGANSLLPLIAAAATGIPIVDGDGMGRALPEAQMMSYAIEGVCPSPAIACDYLGNITTFTTPDTATYERHIRALTMASGGMLTTAEHPMTGAQLKQSIIPGTLSFAIELGKLLRSQRANAQQHLPALKALFKDSLYGACELLGCGKVVDKSTQIVGGYDVGEATIVDFADAQREIKISIKNEYLLATENDKVLTSVPDLIVIVDYESTQPINAERLRYGQRVAIFAIGCPDFYRSEKALAAVSPRCFGFDLDYVPLETM, encoded by the coding sequence ATGAAGATTACAGCAGCACAGTTAGACGATCTCGCTTTAGGCGCGGTATTTTTGGCCACCGGCGGTGGCGGCGATCCTTATGTGCCCTTGTTACTGGCCAAACAGGCATTAGCCAAATACGGCGATGTTAGCCTGATACAAGCGCAAGAACTGGCAGATGACGCCACCATTATCACTTTAGGTGGTGTTGGCGCACCAACGGTTAGCCTGGAGTTATTGCCCTCGTTATCCGAGGCCGAAAATGCCTTAAACGCCTGGCAATCTCACACTGGCAAAAAGGTGGATGCCATCGCCGCTTTTGAAATAGGCGGTGCTAACTCTCTCTTGCCGTTGATTGCCGCAGCCGCAACCGGCATTCCTATTGTGGACGGTGACGGCATGGGCCGTGCCTTGCCTGAAGCACAAATGATGAGCTACGCCATTGAAGGCGTATGCCCCTCCCCAGCTATCGCCTGTGATTACCTGGGCAATATCACCACCTTTACTACCCCAGATACCGCTACCTATGAGCGCCATATCCGGGCACTGACAATGGCGTCGGGTGGTATGCTCACTACTGCAGAGCATCCCATGACCGGCGCACAGTTAAAACAATCCATCATTCCCGGTACCTTGAGTTTCGCCATTGAGCTAGGAAAGCTTTTGCGCAGCCAAAGAGCCAATGCCCAGCAACACCTACCAGCTCTAAAGGCCCTGTTTAAAGACTCCTTGTATGGTGCTTGCGAACTATTGGGTTGCGGCAAGGTAGTAGACAAAAGTACACAAATAGTCGGCGGTTACGATGTAGGAGAAGCCACTATCGTGGATTTTGCTGATGCCCAACGAGAAATTAAAATCAGCATCAAAAACGAATACTTACTGGCCACAGAAAACGACAAAGTACTCACCTCTGTCCCGGATTTAATTGTGATCGTAGATTACGAATCAACCCAACCCATTAACGCGGAGCGACTGCGCTATGGTCAACGGGTGGCGATTTTCGCCATAGGCTGCCCGGATTTCTACCGCAGCGAAAAAGCCTTGGCAGCCGTCAGCCCCCGATGTTTTGGCTTTGATCTGGATTATGTGCCGTTGGAAACAATGTGA
- a CDS encoding alpha/beta fold hydrolase gives MFYRLLLVCLILPSLHTSAEELIATKSGMFDVGGYSLYLECYENDKPKLILEQGFGRSGSDGVWLNSINKLKDHYSICLYDRSGLGKSEKGPVPFTINDTANRLRALLASANINPPYYFAGGSYASYVVTAYNNLYPDEVSGAVFIAPPTLGYFYTMGTRWPQSFETDNEELKRYMEFEKTVLNPMFERVPENVDHMESYKQLSNSKGFDSKPIIVIRAKQTGESYDPAFVPDKIAKRMEVLEQGAEEYFKSLSTNVEIIYSESEKHHLHISDPDLVVAKIKTLAR, from the coding sequence ATGTTTTATAGACTTTTACTTGTATGTTTAATATTGCCAAGCTTGCATACTTCAGCCGAAGAACTTATTGCAACCAAATCTGGCATGTTTGATGTGGGCGGTTATAGCCTTTATTTGGAATGTTATGAGAATGACAAGCCAAAATTAATATTAGAACAAGGTTTCGGTCGCTCAGGCTCGGATGGAGTCTGGTTAAATAGTATTAATAAACTCAAAGACCATTACAGTATTTGTCTTTACGATCGTTCTGGCTTAGGAAAAAGCGAAAAAGGGCCCGTTCCTTTTACGATTAACGATACCGCTAATCGCCTTCGTGCTCTTTTAGCTAGCGCAAACATAAACCCACCATATTATTTTGCTGGAGGTTCTTACGCTTCATATGTAGTTACTGCATACAACAACCTCTATCCAGATGAAGTATCAGGTGCTGTGTTTATCGCTCCTCCTACTCTTGGGTACTTTTACACAATGGGTACTCGTTGGCCTCAAAGTTTTGAAACCGACAACGAAGAATTAAAACGTTACATGGAATTTGAGAAAACTGTACTAAATCCAATGTTCGAAAGAGTTCCAGAAAACGTTGATCATATGGAGAGTTATAAACAACTATCAAACTCCAAAGGTTTTGACTCTAAGCCTATAATTGTCATTCGCGCCAAACAAACCGGAGAATCCTACGACCCTGCTTTTGTGCCAGATAAGATAGCGAAAAGAATGGAAGTATTAGAACAGGGTGCAGAAGAATATTTCAAATCACTTTCGACTAATGTCGAAATCATTTATTCAGAGTCGGAAAAACATCATTTACATATTTCAGATCCAGACTTAGTTGTCGCAAAAATAAAGACGTTAGCCAGGTAG
- a CDS encoding ExeM/NucH family extracellular endonuclease yields MLTKLSLVTAAVMAASTAVADDIYISEYVEGSSYNKAIELHNPTGAAIDLSQYQLEYYFNGKTTLGYSIVLEGTLASDAAYVVAHGSSAQAILDVANQVKSGSWFNGDDAVVLTKNGEVIDSIGQVGVDPGSSWYSNGVTTKDRTLRRISGIVSGDVNPFDAFYPDAEWQVFDKNSFDDLGKHGATDDDNNSVDLGLCSDAATLLSAVQGAGDESPLKGNTVVVEAVVTADLQESDQLKGYFLQEEDADNDSDANTSEGIFVYDSNNAVNVGDTVRLVAEVQEYYGATQLGNVAALEVCASGASVTPASISLPVESASALESVEGMLVNMPQTLTVSDDYSLSRYGEIIVSNGRLYNPTQIATPGDAANAVAAANALNQITIDDGSTQQNPDAIPYPAPELSAANTLRAGTEIEGVTGVVTYGFSKYRIHPTEALTFVDANPRSENPQYTYEGELRVASYNVLNYFNGDGQGAGFPTSRGADSMEEFVRQRDKTIAAILAMDAHIVGLLEVENDGFGEFSAITDLVNGLNDSASEGEWAFVDFNADNIGTDKITSAIIYRKDMVEEAGTAAHTTEVPFDYGNRAPVAQTFRDLSNNDELTFVVAHLRSKGSCSRAEGADQDLGDGQGCWNATRVLAANELMGWLAGNPTGKAESDIMILGDINAYGMEDPITAFKDNGLTALKEEYLGSHNHSYIYRGESGSLDHAFASASLSKKVKSVTDWHINADEPIALDYNVEYKSDYQQANLYAPNAYRASDHDPVIIELDTYDEYQKSWSDLSGNPGWRTYSFELPEGMKMLEVSTEGGSGDLYMVIEHGKKPTDGHYDCKSDTAGTSESCVIDAPEAGTWYIRIRGDKKYSDVSMKAYSHN; encoded by the coding sequence ATGTTGACCAAACTTTCCCTGGTGACCGCTGCAGTAATGGCAGCCTCAACCGCAGTTGCTGACGATATTTACATTTCAGAATATGTCGAAGGCAGCAGCTACAACAAAGCCATTGAGTTGCACAATCCAACGGGCGCAGCTATTGATTTGTCTCAATATCAACTTGAATACTATTTCAATGGCAAAACCACCTTAGGTTATAGCATTGTGCTAGAAGGCACATTGGCCTCAGACGCCGCCTATGTCGTTGCCCACGGCAGCTCGGCACAAGCCATTTTAGATGTGGCGAATCAGGTTAAAAGTGGCAGCTGGTTTAATGGTGATGATGCCGTTGTGCTCACTAAAAATGGGGAAGTTATCGATTCTATCGGCCAGGTGGGTGTGGACCCTGGCTCTAGCTGGTATAGCAATGGCGTGACAACTAAAGATCGTACCTTGCGTCGTATCAGCGGCATTGTAAGTGGTGATGTAAACCCCTTCGATGCCTTTTATCCCGATGCAGAATGGCAGGTATTCGACAAGAACAGCTTTGACGATTTAGGCAAGCACGGCGCAACTGACGATGATAACAATAGCGTTGACTTGGGACTTTGCTCTGATGCGGCAACTTTGTTAAGCGCCGTGCAGGGGGCGGGTGATGAAAGCCCCTTAAAAGGCAATACCGTGGTGGTAGAAGCCGTTGTCACTGCTGATTTACAGGAAAGTGACCAATTAAAAGGTTATTTCCTGCAAGAAGAAGATGCTGATAACGATAGCGATGCGAATACCTCAGAAGGTATCTTTGTTTACGACAGCAATAATGCTGTCAACGTTGGCGACACAGTGCGTCTTGTGGCAGAAGTTCAGGAATATTACGGTGCCACCCAGTTAGGTAATGTTGCTGCGCTGGAAGTGTGTGCCAGCGGTGCAAGCGTAACGCCAGCGAGCATTTCTTTGCCGGTAGAAAGTGCTTCTGCGCTGGAAAGTGTTGAAGGTATGCTGGTTAACATGCCTCAAACCTTAACGGTATCTGATGACTACAGCTTGAGCCGCTATGGGGAAATCATTGTCTCCAATGGCCGTTTGTACAATCCAACGCAAATCGCGACACCGGGTGACGCTGCCAATGCTGTAGCGGCAGCTAACGCGCTGAATCAAATCACTATCGACGATGGCAGCACTCAGCAAAACCCGGATGCTATCCCGTATCCTGCGCCAGAGCTTAGCGCCGCGAATACCTTGCGTGCCGGCACTGAAATCGAAGGCGTTACCGGGGTAGTTACCTACGGTTTCAGCAAATACCGTATCCATCCTACTGAGGCACTGACTTTTGTTGATGCCAACCCACGTAGCGAAAACCCTCAATACACTTACGAGGGTGAACTGCGTGTAGCCAGCTACAACGTACTTAACTACTTTAATGGCGACGGCCAGGGCGCAGGTTTCCCCACCTCTCGTGGTGCTGATTCGATGGAAGAATTTGTGCGTCAGAGAGATAAAACTATTGCTGCTATCCTGGCGATGGACGCTCACATTGTAGGTTTATTAGAAGTTGAAAACGACGGCTTCGGTGAGTTCAGTGCTATTACGGATCTGGTTAATGGTTTGAATGATAGTGCCTCCGAAGGCGAGTGGGCATTCGTTGACTTTAATGCCGACAACATCGGTACTGATAAAATCACTTCAGCCATCATATATCGCAAAGATATGGTGGAAGAGGCTGGTACTGCCGCCCATACCACTGAAGTGCCCTTTGATTACGGTAACCGTGCGCCAGTGGCACAAACCTTCAGAGATTTATCTAATAATGATGAATTAACCTTTGTAGTGGCTCACCTGCGCTCCAAAGGTAGTTGTAGCCGAGCCGAAGGTGCTGACCAGGACTTAGGTGATGGTCAGGGTTGTTGGAATGCCACGCGAGTCTTAGCGGCAAATGAACTGATGGGTTGGTTAGCGGGTAATCCAACCGGTAAAGCTGAATCAGACATCATGATCCTGGGTGATATCAATGCTTATGGCATGGAAGATCCCATCACCGCCTTTAAAGACAATGGTTTAACTGCCCTAAAGGAAGAATACCTCGGTAGTCACAACCATTCTTACATCTACCGCGGCGAGTCAGGTAGTTTGGATCACGCTTTTGCCTCAGCCAGCTTAAGCAAAAAAGTGAAAAGCGTCACCGACTGGCACATCAACGCCGATGAGCCCATCGCGCTGGATTACAATGTAGAATACAAATCCGATTATCAGCAAGCTAACTTGTATGCGCCAAACGCATACCGCGCGTCTGATCACGATCCGGTGATCATCGAGCTGGATACGTACGATGAGTATCAGAAAAGCTGGTCTGATTTATCCGGCAACCCAGGCTGGAGAACTTACAGCTTTGAATTGCCAGAAGGCATGAAGATGTTAGAGGTTTCCACCGAAGGCGGTAGCGGCGATTTGTATATGGTGATTGAGCATGGCAAAAAGCCCACCGATGGCCATTATGACTGCAAGTCAGACACTGCAGGCACCAGCGAAAGCTGTGTGATAGATGCACCCGAAGCCGGCACCTGGTATATCCGTATCCGTGGTGATAAGAAGTACTCCGATGTTTCCATGAAGGCCTACAGCCACAACTAG
- the hslU gene encoding HslU--HslV peptidase ATPase subunit, with product MSEMTPREIVHELDNHIIGQQNAKRAVAIALRNRWRRMQLEMELRQEVTPKNILMIGPTGVGKTEIARRLAKLANAPFIKVEATKFTEVGYVGKEVETIIRDLADIAVKMTKEQELAKVRYRAEEAAEERILDALLPPAENVWGEKEATEDKGSRQIFRKKLREGQLDDKEIEIDVSLPQVGVEIMAPPGMEEMTNQLQGMFQNLSGSQKKKKKLKVKDALKLLVEEEAAKLVNQEELKEKALDAVEQNGIVFIDEIDKICKRENVSSADVSREGVQRDLLPLVEGSTVSTKHGMVKTDHILFIASGAFQMAKPSDLIPELQGRLPIRVELSALTTDDFKRILTEPNASLTEQYQALMATEGVSLTFSEDGIDRIAHAAWQVNETTENIGARRLHTVLERLMEDISYDASEMDGEAVVIDAKYVDDHLESLVENEDLSRFIL from the coding sequence ATGTCTGAAATGACCCCTCGTGAAATTGTCCACGAACTAGACAATCATATTATCGGCCAGCAAAACGCCAAGCGTGCCGTCGCTATCGCCTTGCGTAATCGCTGGCGTCGCATGCAACTGGAAATGGAGTTGCGCCAAGAAGTTACTCCGAAAAACATTTTAATGATTGGCCCAACGGGTGTCGGTAAAACTGAGATTGCCCGTCGACTGGCGAAACTGGCTAACGCACCTTTCATCAAGGTAGAAGCCACTAAATTCACTGAAGTAGGTTATGTGGGCAAAGAAGTTGAGACCATCATTCGGGATTTAGCCGATATCGCGGTGAAGATGACCAAAGAGCAAGAGCTGGCCAAAGTGCGCTATCGCGCTGAAGAAGCTGCAGAAGAGCGAATTCTTGATGCATTGTTACCGCCCGCTGAAAATGTCTGGGGTGAGAAAGAAGCCACTGAAGATAAAGGCTCGCGCCAAATCTTCCGCAAGAAATTGCGCGAAGGCCAATTGGACGATAAAGAAATCGAAATCGACGTGTCTCTACCTCAGGTGGGTGTTGAAATTATGGCACCGCCCGGCATGGAAGAGATGACCAATCAGCTTCAGGGCATGTTCCAGAATTTATCTGGCTCGCAAAAGAAGAAGAAAAAGCTGAAGGTTAAAGACGCACTTAAACTGCTGGTGGAAGAAGAAGCTGCTAAGTTGGTAAACCAGGAAGAGCTGAAAGAAAAAGCGCTGGATGCCGTCGAGCAAAATGGCATCGTGTTTATCGATGAGATTGATAAAATTTGTAAGCGCGAAAATGTCAGCAGCGCCGATGTTTCTCGCGAAGGTGTACAGCGGGACTTACTGCCCCTGGTAGAAGGCTCTACCGTGAGCACCAAGCACGGCATGGTGAAAACCGACCACATTCTGTTTATTGCATCTGGTGCGTTCCAGATGGCTAAGCCCAGTGATTTGATCCCGGAATTGCAGGGTCGCTTACCTATTCGCGTGGAGTTATCGGCGCTGACCACCGACGATTTCAAACGCATCTTAACCGAGCCCAATGCTTCGTTGACTGAGCAATACCAAGCGCTAATGGCAACTGAAGGCGTTAGCCTGACTTTCTCTGAAGATGGTATCGACCGCATCGCCCATGCCGCATGGCAGGTGAATGAAACCACAGAAAACATCGGCGCCCGTCGTTTGCACACAGTTCTGGAGCGTTTGATGGAAGATATCTCTTATGACGCCTCAGAAATGGACGGTGAAGCCGTGGTGATTGACGCTAAATACGTTGATGATCATCTGGAGTCACTGGTAGAGAACGAAGACTTAAGTCGCTTTATTCTCTGA
- the hslV gene encoding ATP-dependent protease subunit HslV, translating into MTTIVSVRRGNQVVMAGDGQVSLGNTVMKGNAKKVRRLYNDKVLAGFAGGTADAFTLFERFESKLEKHQGHLTKAAVELAKDWRTDRMLRRLEALLAVADETASLIITGNGDVIQPEMDLIAIGSGGNYAQASATALLENTELSAKDIAEKSLFIAGSICVFTNHSQTVETLDY; encoded by the coding sequence ATGACAACGATAGTGTCTGTCCGCCGAGGCAATCAGGTGGTAATGGCCGGTGATGGTCAGGTTTCATTGGGCAATACCGTGATGAAAGGTAATGCCAAAAAAGTACGCCGTCTATACAATGATAAAGTATTAGCTGGTTTCGCTGGTGGTACTGCCGATGCCTTTACCTTATTTGAGCGTTTCGAATCTAAACTGGAAAAGCATCAGGGGCATCTTACCAAAGCCGCAGTAGAATTAGCCAAAGACTGGCGTACTGACCGTATGCTGCGTCGCTTAGAAGCGTTATTGGCTGTTGCTGATGAAACTGCCTCGTTAATCATTACCGGTAACGGTGATGTTATTCAGCCGGAGATGGATTTAATTGCCATTGGTTCAGGTGGCAACTACGCTCAAGCTTCGGCTACTGCGCTGTTGGAAAATACCGAACTGTCTGCCAAAGATATCGCTGAGAAGAGCCTGTTTATCGCCGGCAGTATTTGCGTCTTCACCAATCACAGCCAGACTGTGGAAACACTGGATTATTAG
- a CDS encoding SPOR domain-containing protein: MAPKDYVARDRVPPKKTTKTKPAPKKRASSPRSKSGGSAAPAAVQHASSDQATPWFRIVFTLAVVMGFGVFLWNIKDASEGNKATVQKQETAVKKEDELPEAPKEEWEFMTTLTDPDYEVEVDLPEETHTSTQEYILQCGSFRKQEQAESMRARIAFQGIESNIKESNGQNGRWYRVVMGPYERKRMAEKDRHTLQRAGFTTCRIW; this comes from the coding sequence ATGGCACCTAAAGATTACGTGGCCAGGGACAGAGTTCCCCCAAAGAAAACCACAAAAACAAAACCTGCTCCCAAAAAACGGGCGTCTTCTCCGCGCAGTAAAAGCGGTGGCTCAGCTGCACCTGCTGCGGTACAACATGCCAGTAGCGACCAAGCAACACCTTGGTTTCGCATTGTATTTACCTTAGCTGTGGTGATGGGTTTTGGGGTTTTCCTGTGGAACATAAAGGATGCCTCTGAAGGTAATAAAGCCACGGTGCAAAAGCAGGAAACGGCAGTTAAAAAAGAGGATGAATTGCCGGAGGCTCCGAAAGAAGAGTGGGAGTTTATGACCACATTGACAGACCCCGACTACGAAGTTGAAGTGGACCTGCCAGAAGAAACACATACTTCCACCCAAGAATATATTCTGCAATGTGGTTCTTTTCGCAAGCAAGAACAGGCTGAAAGCATGCGCGCCCGCATTGCCTTCCAGGGAATCGAATCAAATATCAAAGAAAGTAATGGCCAGAATGGTCGCTGGTATCGAGTGGTGATGGGGCCGTATGAGCGTAAACGTATGGCTGAAAAAGACCGTCATACCTTGCAACGCGCTGGATTTACGACGTGCCGAATCTGGTAA